In Kordia antarctica, the following proteins share a genomic window:
- a CDS encoding F0F1 ATP synthase subunit B, which produces MDLITPQIGLVFWTAITFLILLIILRKFAWKPILGAVSEREDSIKNALASAENAKKEMQNLHADNEKLLKLARAEREMMLKEAREIKEKMIADATGEAKVQANKMIAQAQESIRSEKQSALAELKNQVANISVEIAEKVVRAELADKDKQLALVDKMLADVTLN; this is translated from the coding sequence ATGGATTTAATTACACCGCAAATTGGACTTGTATTTTGGACAGCAATCACATTTTTAATATTACTTATCATATTAAGAAAATTTGCTTGGAAACCAATACTTGGAGCAGTAAGTGAAAGGGAAGACTCTATCAAAAATGCGTTAGCTTCTGCTGAAAATGCAAAGAAAGAAATGCAAAACTTGCATGCTGATAACGAAAAGTTATTAAAACTAGCACGTGCAGAAAGAGAAATGATGCTGAAAGAAGCACGTGAGATCAAAGAAAAAATGATCGCTGACGCTACTGGAGAAGCAAAAGTGCAAGCAAACAAAATGATTGCACAAGCGCAAGAAAGCATCCGAAGTGAAAAACAATCTGCATTGGCTGAATTGAAAAATCAAGTCGCTAACATTTCTGTGGAAATTGCAGAAAAAGTAGTGCGTGCAGAATTAGCAGATAAAGACAAGCAATTAGCATTAGTTGATAAAATGCTTGCAGACGTTACACTAAACTAA
- the atpE gene encoding ATP synthase F0 subunit C — protein sequence MEPVTTITGIAAIGAGLAAIGAGIGIGKIGGSAMEAMARQPEMHGKIQSSALILAAFVEAVALFGVVVAFLQG from the coding sequence ATGGAACCTGTTACTACAATTACTGGAATCGCAGCTATCGGAGCTGGTTTAGCAGCTATCGGAGCTGGAATTGGTATTGGTAAAATTGGTGGATCAGCTATGGAAGCTATGGCTCGTCAACCAGAAATGCACGGAAAAATACAATCTTCTGCATTAATTTTAGCAGCCTTCGTAGAGGCAGTAGCACTATTTGGTGTTGTTGTTGCTTTCTTACAAGGATAA
- the atpB gene encoding F0F1 ATP synthase subunit A, translating into MHKKVLKALLLGIFLATSFVSYASNDKDDDKEFNAKEMILHHVKDAHEFHFWDWKGKPVSIPLPIILWTDNGLTTFMSSEFHHDDAGKVVVGKNGENFVKFHEKIYQLNGDSATFDTELHTITNGTKPLNFSITRNVFMMWFSVLILLLIFIPAARSYKKSKDGVPTGIAGFVEPLVVFVRDEIGKPMIGEHKYKKYMPYLLTIFFFIWINNIFGLIPILNGANLSGNIAFTFTLAIFTFIITTFSGNKNYWKHIFWMPGVPVPMKIFLMPIEIIGMFVKPVSLMIRLFANITAGHVIILALMSLIFVFKSIYIAPVSIAFSLFITVIEIIVTAIQAYIFTILSALYFGMATEEEHH; encoded by the coding sequence ATGCATAAAAAAGTATTAAAGGCACTTTTACTAGGAATATTTTTAGCAACATCTTTTGTTAGTTACGCTAGTAATGATAAAGATGATGACAAAGAATTTAATGCAAAGGAAATGATCCTGCATCACGTAAAAGATGCACATGAATTTCATTTCTGGGACTGGAAAGGGAAACCAGTTTCTATACCACTTCCAATAATACTTTGGACAGACAATGGTTTAACAACATTTATGTCTAGCGAATTTCATCATGACGACGCAGGAAAAGTAGTTGTTGGAAAGAATGGTGAAAATTTCGTAAAATTTCATGAAAAAATATACCAATTAAACGGTGATTCAGCAACTTTTGATACTGAACTTCATACAATAACAAATGGAACAAAACCATTAAACTTTTCTATTACAAGAAACGTATTTATGATGTGGTTTTCTGTTTTAATCTTACTACTTATCTTTATTCCAGCAGCGAGAAGTTATAAAAAATCTAAAGATGGTGTTCCAACAGGAATAGCAGGATTTGTTGAGCCTTTAGTGGTCTTTGTAAGAGATGAGATAGGAAAACCAATGATAGGAGAGCATAAATACAAAAAGTACATGCCGTACTTATTGACAATATTTTTCTTTATTTGGATTAATAACATATTTGGATTGATTCCTATATTAAATGGAGCCAACCTAAGTGGAAATATAGCATTTACATTTACACTAGCAATATTTACATTTATCATTACTACATTTAGTGGTAACAAAAATTACTGGAAACATATCTTCTGGATGCCAGGAGTTCCTGTTCCTATGAAAATATTTCTAATGCCAATAGAAATTATCGGAATGTTTGTAAAACCAGTTTCGTTAATGATTCGTTTGTTCGCAAACATTACCGCAGGACACGTTATCATATTAGCATTAATGTCATTAATATTCGTATTTAAGTCTATATACATTGCACCAGTATCTATAGCATTTTCATTATTTATTACAGTTATAGAAATCATTGTAACAGCAATACAAGCATACATATTTACAATATTGTCAGCCCTTTATTTTGGAATGGCAACTGAAGAAGAACATCATTAA
- a CDS encoding AtpZ/AtpI family protein, whose amino-acid sequence MKEKKPTKPTKPLNSYAKYSGIGIQMFAIIAVGSYLGVKLDEKFPNEHKLYTLFLSLGSVIMSIIYVIRRITKDSKEN is encoded by the coding sequence GTGAAGGAAAAAAAGCCAACAAAGCCAACAAAACCGCTTAATAGCTATGCTAAATACTCTGGAATAGGGATTCAAATGTTTGCAATAATAGCAGTAGGATCCTACTTAGGAGTAAAACTCGACGAAAAATTTCCCAACGAACACAAACTATATACACTCTTTCTATCACTAGGATCCGTAATTATGTCTATAATATATGTGATAAGACGGATTACAAAAGATTCAAAAGAAAATTAA
- a CDS encoding bactofilin family protein yields the protein MFSESKKKRANEAARGQSNRIGKSTNIKGDVVSQSDFRIDGKLEGSVETSGKIVIGTSGVITGKVICENADIEGRFQGELYVSNLLTLKSTAIIEGEVTVSKLSIEPGATFNATCAMKTGIKELNSSEGKKANKANKTA from the coding sequence ATGTTTTCAGAATCTAAAAAAAAGCGAGCCAACGAAGCTGCACGCGGACAATCGAACCGAATAGGAAAATCGACCAATATCAAAGGAGATGTTGTTTCGCAATCCGATTTCAGAATTGACGGAAAATTGGAAGGAAGCGTAGAAACTTCTGGAAAAATAGTCATTGGCACAAGTGGTGTAATTACAGGGAAAGTAATTTGTGAAAACGCAGACATTGAAGGGCGTTTTCAGGGAGAACTATACGTATCTAACTTGCTTACATTAAAAAGCACAGCAATCATTGAAGGCGAAGTAACAGTAAGTAAACTATCTATTGAACCTGGCGCTACTTTTAATGCGACATGTGCAATGAAAACAGGAATTAAAGAACTCAACTCAAGTGAAGGAAAAAAAGCCAACAAAGCCAACAAAACCGCTTAA
- the porW gene encoding type IX secretion system periplasmic lipoprotein PorW/SprE yields the protein MKKTVHISVTLSVLGILLFSCSTKKDSFINRNFHSVTTKYNVLFNGNVAFEEGRDALMNSYIDNYWEVLPVERMEVLDELTIPGKGGRNPNFKKAEEKAVKAIQKHSMEIDGRQRNSQMDEAYLLLGKARYFDQRFIPALEAFNYTLSEYPDSDKINQTRIWREKTHLRLENEEFAIVNLKKIIRFEKLDDQEYADANAVLGQAYINLKHKDSAVQVMKRAASSTEIKEEKGRYNYIIGQLFNELGHKDSANIAFDKVIELNRKSPRVYMINAHIEKAKNFDLENGDKEVFLEMLNDLAEDRENRPFLDRIYRQLATYHLANDSLELAESYFQQSIRKATTDKFLKALDYENIAALRFDEANYKDAGSYYDSTLLNLKKNTRKFRRIEKKKANLEDVIAYEDVAQKNDSILKLVNSSEAERTVYFQTYIDELKAAEEAKKELEEQQSFVANEFASSRNSGPKTGSNDEFYFYNQTTVAYGKNEFRKRWGDRALEDNWRLFDKNTITKTAIATNNEAGSDDAKDIYSVAFYTDKIPTDEKIIDSIGTERNFAYYQLGLIYKEKFKEYELAASRLEQLLQNNPEEKLILPSKYNLYKIYILLEQSNNADKYKNDIINNHGDSRYAQILKNPQDVIASDENSPESLYAKTYKKFANEQYEEALVDSDKYILQFTGEEIAPKFEMLKAILIARLDGCVAYKEALNYVALNYPNDEEGKRAQEIITSSLPKLTKKAFINDDKAKNFKIIYTFEKNEIEAMEALEKTIAQAFEDRGYNSLTISRDVYNRSQQFVIIHGFKSKPTALAFENTLKTGPAYLVEKENVILSSENYQTVQIHKNLDEVK from the coding sequence TTGAAGAAAACAGTACATATATCGGTAACACTATCAGTATTAGGAATTTTACTCTTTAGTTGTTCCACTAAAAAAGATTCATTCATTAACAGAAACTTCCATTCTGTTACGACCAAATACAACGTATTATTCAATGGAAATGTAGCTTTTGAAGAAGGACGCGATGCTTTAATGAATTCCTATATTGACAATTATTGGGAAGTGCTGCCTGTAGAACGCATGGAAGTATTAGACGAATTAACGATTCCTGGAAAAGGTGGGCGAAATCCAAATTTCAAAAAAGCAGAAGAAAAAGCCGTCAAAGCAATTCAGAAGCATTCTATGGAAATTGATGGACGTCAGCGCAATTCGCAAATGGACGAAGCCTATCTGCTATTAGGAAAAGCACGGTATTTTGACCAACGATTCATTCCTGCATTAGAAGCATTCAATTATACATTATCAGAATATCCAGATAGCGATAAAATAAACCAAACACGAATTTGGCGCGAAAAAACACATCTTCGACTAGAAAATGAAGAATTCGCAATTGTCAATCTGAAAAAAATAATACGTTTCGAAAAATTAGACGATCAAGAATATGCAGATGCAAATGCGGTATTAGGTCAGGCATACATCAATCTAAAACATAAAGACAGCGCAGTACAAGTTATGAAGCGCGCGGCTTCTTCAACAGAAATTAAAGAAGAAAAAGGACGTTACAATTATATCATTGGGCAATTATTCAACGAATTAGGTCATAAAGACAGCGCAAATATTGCGTTTGATAAAGTAATTGAACTCAACCGAAAATCGCCAAGAGTGTACATGATAAATGCGCACATTGAAAAAGCGAAAAATTTTGATCTGGAAAACGGAGACAAAGAAGTATTTTTAGAAATGCTAAATGATTTGGCTGAAGATCGCGAAAACAGACCGTTTTTAGATCGTATTTACCGTCAACTAGCAACCTATCATTTGGCGAACGATTCGTTGGAATTGGCAGAATCATACTTTCAACAATCCATTCGGAAAGCAACCACAGACAAATTCCTAAAAGCGTTAGATTACGAAAATATTGCAGCCCTACGTTTTGATGAAGCCAACTATAAAGATGCAGGTTCATATTATGACAGTACTTTATTAAACCTGAAAAAGAACACGCGAAAATTTAGAAGAATTGAAAAGAAAAAAGCAAATCTTGAAGATGTAATTGCATATGAAGATGTTGCACAGAAAAATGACAGTATTCTAAAATTGGTTAACTCTTCTGAAGCAGAACGAACTGTATATTTTCAAACCTATATTGACGAATTAAAAGCTGCAGAAGAAGCTAAAAAAGAATTGGAAGAACAACAAAGTTTTGTTGCGAACGAATTTGCTTCAAGCCGAAATTCTGGACCAAAAACAGGAAGTAATGATGAATTTTACTTTTACAATCAAACCACAGTTGCATACGGTAAAAACGAATTCCGTAAAAGATGGGGCGATCGTGCTTTAGAAGATAATTGGCGTTTATTTGATAAAAACACAATTACAAAAACTGCCATAGCAACGAACAATGAAGCAGGAAGCGACGACGCGAAAGACATTTATTCCGTAGCTTTTTACACAGATAAAATTCCAACAGACGAAAAAATAATTGACAGTATTGGTACAGAACGAAACTTTGCGTATTACCAATTAGGATTAATTTATAAGGAAAAATTTAAGGAATACGAATTGGCAGCAAGCCGATTGGAGCAATTATTACAAAACAATCCTGAAGAAAAATTGATTCTGCCTTCAAAGTACAATCTATATAAAATTTATATTCTTTTAGAGCAATCAAATAACGCAGACAAGTATAAGAATGACATTATTAACAATCATGGTGATAGTCGGTATGCGCAAATCTTAAAAAATCCACAAGATGTCATTGCTTCGGATGAAAACAGTCCTGAAAGTTTATATGCAAAAACGTATAAGAAATTTGCCAATGAGCAATATGAAGAAGCGTTGGTTGATAGTGACAAATACATTTTACAATTTACGGGCGAAGAAATTGCACCAAAATTTGAAATGCTAAAAGCGATTCTTATTGCACGATTAGACGGTTGTGTTGCATACAAAGAAGCATTAAATTATGTGGCTTTAAACTATCCGAATGATGAAGAAGGAAAACGTGCGCAGGAAATAATTACGTCTTCATTGCCAAAACTGACCAAAAAAGCATTCATAAATGACGATAAAGCAAAAAACTTTAAAATCATATATACGTTTGAAAAAAACGAAATAGAAGCGATGGAAGCACTCGAAAAAACAATTGCGCAAGCATTTGAAGATCGAGGATACAATTCGCTTACCATATCGAGAGATGTGTATAACAGGAGTCAACAATTTGTCATTATTCATGGATTCAAATCAAAACCAACGGCACTTGCTTTTGAAAACACCTTAAAAACTGGACCCGCGTATCTTGTGGAAAAAGAAAATGTGATTTTGTCTTCTGAGAATTATCAAACGGTACAAATTCATAAAAATCTAGACGAAGTAAAATAA